From Treponema primitia ZAS-1, the proteins below share one genomic window:
- a CDS encoding SDR family NAD(P)-dependent oxidoreductase — protein sequence MSFDGHLILAPLIRGIWINASGESRVVVPSAGVPCKDPDRIVSADLSAAGTTDGLDEALALKALKEAYSAWVVQKGNVKTQPSCIRVKTPSNEEVVYWIDRDLASARKRSENGDGSPLELQSKGTSGSGIAAAGASASGRSDVVKNKIVLVTGGAQGFGEEIVRGLAASGALVFIADLNQAGAEKLAETLNAAEKRIAAVAVPVNVADEASVETLFKAIAKTAGGLDLCVSNAGVVKAGSVLEQDLAAFKFVTDINYSGFFLMAKHCGRLLRRQNLAAPGWKTDIIQINSKSGLEGSNKNGAYAGGKFGAIGLVESFALELVAYGIKVNAICPGNFLDGPLWADPEKGLFVQYLKAGKVPGAKTVADVRASYESKVPMGRGCTGADVMRAIYYIVEQEYETGQAVPVTGGQVMLH from the coding sequence ATGAGTTTTGATGGTCATCTTATTTTAGCGCCCCTTATCCGGGGGATTTGGATCAACGCCTCGGGAGAGAGCAGGGTTGTTGTACCATCCGCCGGTGTTCCTTGTAAAGATCCGGATCGGATAGTCTCTGCCGACCTCAGCGCCGCCGGGACAACGGATGGTCTTGACGAAGCGCTGGCACTTAAGGCCCTTAAAGAAGCATATTCCGCCTGGGTAGTGCAAAAAGGAAACGTAAAAACACAGCCTTCCTGTATCAGGGTAAAGACGCCGTCCAATGAAGAGGTGGTTTATTGGATTGATCGGGATCTTGCTTCCGCCAGGAAGAGGAGCGAGAACGGGGACGGATCGCCCCTGGAATTGCAATCAAAAGGTACAAGCGGTTCGGGCATAGCGGCAGCCGGCGCTTCTGCCTCGGGTCGTTCAGATGTGGTAAAAAACAAAATAGTGTTAGTAACCGGCGGCGCCCAGGGCTTTGGGGAAGAGATAGTCCGTGGATTGGCCGCTTCGGGAGCCTTGGTGTTTATCGCCGACCTGAACCAAGCGGGTGCAGAAAAACTGGCGGAAACCCTTAATGCTGCGGAGAAGCGGATCGCCGCCGTGGCGGTTCCGGTCAATGTTGCTGACGAAGCTTCGGTGGAGACACTCTTTAAGGCCATTGCGAAAACCGCGGGGGGTCTGGATCTCTGCGTGAGTAACGCCGGGGTAGTTAAGGCGGGAAGTGTCCTGGAGCAGGATCTGGCTGCCTTTAAGTTTGTAACGGATATCAACTACTCCGGATTTTTTCTCATGGCAAAACACTGCGGCAGGCTGCTGAGACGGCAAAACCTCGCCGCCCCGGGATGGAAAACCGATATCATCCAGATAAATTCCAAATCCGGCCTGGAGGGTTCCAACAAAAACGGCGCCTATGCGGGGGGCAAATTCGGCGCCATAGGATTGGTGGAGAGTTTTGCCCTGGAATTGGTGGCCTACGGCATTAAGGTTAACGCCATTTGTCCGGGCAACTTTTTAGACGGCCCCCTGTGGGCGGATCCGGAAAAGGGGCTTTTTGTACAATACCTTAAGGCCGGTAAAGTTCCCGGGGCTAAGACCGTGGCGGATGTACGGGCCTCTTACGAGAGCAAGGTTCCCATGGGGCGGGGCTGCACCGGAGCGGATGTGATGCGGGCTATCTATTATATTGTTGAACAGGAATATGAGACCGGTCAGGCCGTTCCGGTTACCGGCGGTCAAGTTATGTTGCATTAA
- a CDS encoding PHP domain-containing protein — protein sequence MIDYRGVINDPRSDPRERLNALKELEKQCPEKPSSPEIKSGEVNNHIHTIYSFSPYTPSMAALKSREAGLAAAGSVDHDSIGAAEEMIAACGILGIGGCTGFEVRVSFKTGADGKPGPFADRKLNNPDSAGVAYMTVQGVPAPAIPKVRGFLDPIRKERLLRTRKMTESANGILHEAGLGEIDFQRDVIDKSMYNQGGGLTERHLLTALAEKLIEKYGKGPVINEKLALHFGINPPEKLGKALSDPANPHYLYDLLGILKSGFLSRIFIQPDDNECICAKAVTAFADSIRAIPAYAYLGDIGESPTGDKKAEKFEDDYIEELFDELSRLGYRAVTYMPPRNTPEQRRRVQRLCAERGFMEISGVDINSSRQSFNCPEVLQDEFRHLLNTTWALIAHERLGSADPAFGLFSPDNPLRGLSLQKRLAMYASAGKELDPKNPGGSVPGIIKKLQEGRYQI from the coding sequence ATGATAGATTACCGTGGTGTAATTAACGATCCCCGTTCTGATCCCCGGGAAAGGCTCAATGCGCTTAAGGAACTGGAAAAACAATGCCCTGAAAAACCGTCTTCTCCGGAAATTAAAAGCGGGGAGGTTAACAACCACATCCACACGATCTACAGTTTTAGTCCCTATACCCCCAGTATGGCCGCGCTCAAATCCCGGGAAGCCGGGCTTGCAGCTGCGGGATCGGTGGATCACGATTCCATCGGCGCTGCGGAGGAGATGATCGCCGCCTGCGGGATACTCGGCATTGGGGGCTGTACCGGTTTTGAGGTCCGGGTTAGTTTTAAAACCGGGGCAGACGGGAAGCCGGGGCCCTTTGCGGATCGGAAGTTGAATAACCCGGATTCCGCAGGGGTGGCGTATATGACCGTCCAGGGGGTACCCGCCCCGGCAATTCCTAAGGTCAGGGGTTTTCTGGACCCCATTCGGAAGGAACGGCTCCTGCGGACCAGAAAAATGACCGAATCCGCCAATGGTATTCTCCATGAGGCGGGGCTGGGGGAAATTGATTTTCAGCGGGATGTGATCGATAAATCAATGTATAACCAGGGCGGCGGGCTGACCGAACGGCATCTTTTGACGGCCCTTGCGGAAAAGCTCATCGAAAAATACGGGAAGGGCCCGGTGATCAATGAAAAACTCGCCCTTCACTTCGGCATTAATCCTCCGGAAAAATTGGGGAAGGCCCTTTCGGATCCGGCTAACCCGCACTATCTCTACGATCTGCTGGGTATCCTCAAGTCCGGTTTCCTAAGCCGTATATTTATCCAGCCCGATGATAACGAATGTATCTGCGCTAAAGCCGTTACGGCCTTTGCGGATTCTATCCGGGCAATACCGGCCTACGCCTATCTGGGGGATATTGGTGAATCTCCCACGGGGGATAAAAAAGCGGAAAAATTTGAGGATGATTACATAGAAGAACTGTTCGACGAACTTTCCCGGCTTGGATACCGGGCTGTTACCTACATGCCTCCCCGGAATACCCCGGAACAACGCCGCCGTGTGCAGCGTCTCTGCGCGGAACGGGGGTTTATGGAAATTTCCGGCGTGGATATCAATAGTTCCCGGCAGTCCTTTAACTGTCCCGAGGTATTGCAGGATGAATTTCGCCATCTCCTGAACACCACCTGGGCTCTCATCGCCCATGAACGGCTGGGGTCGGCGGATCCCGCCTTTGGACTTTTCTCTCCGGATAATCCCCTGAGAGGTCTTTCTCTGCAAAAGCGGCTTGCCATGTATGCCTCTGCGGGAAAAGAACTGGATCCTAAAAACCCCGGCGGGTCGGTTCCGGGAATAATTAAGAAATTGCAGGAAGGAAGGTATCAGATATGA
- a CDS encoding class II aldolase/adducin family protein — MSLQALIDISRYYGSNPEYVIAGGGNTSLKEGSTLFVKGSGTNLGDIHAEGFVKMDREKLARIWEKQYPLDEDAREAAVLADMMAAKKQGEEHKRPSVETMLHDILPFAFVIHTHPTLVNGLTCSQDGEKAAKDVFGEDHLWIPITNPGYILALAVKKALDAYRERKGKPADIIFLQNHGVFVGSDSTDGIKTIYTKLIDTLDKKIKRKPDFSDKTGVYRDSEEIARLLAGFAGPHYRVIFERNTEFAGLTGDSSAFSPVSSAFTPDHIVYSGSDPLFITITDNSPLADQIRNAWNHHLDKIGRPPKIAAVQGRGIFGIGTSEKTASLALELFTDTAKVAAYSESFGGGRFMTKDKIDFINNWEVERFRSQAVEKT, encoded by the coding sequence ATGAGTTTACAGGCGCTTATTGATATATCCAGATACTACGGATCAAATCCGGAATATGTAATTGCAGGGGGGGGGAATACTTCTCTAAAAGAGGGATCAACCCTGTTTGTAAAAGGTTCCGGGACAAATCTTGGGGACATACATGCCGAAGGTTTTGTTAAAATGGATCGGGAAAAATTGGCCCGCATCTGGGAAAAACAGTATCCCCTGGATGAGGATGCGCGGGAAGCGGCGGTGCTGGCGGATATGATGGCCGCGAAAAAGCAGGGGGAAGAACATAAGCGGCCCAGTGTTGAAACAATGCTCCACGATATACTGCCCTTTGCCTTTGTGATACATACCCATCCGACATTGGTAAACGGCCTTACCTGTTCACAGGACGGTGAAAAAGCGGCAAAGGATGTTTTTGGTGAGGATCATCTCTGGATACCTATTACCAATCCGGGCTATATTCTTGCGCTGGCGGTAAAGAAAGCCCTGGATGCCTATCGTGAACGCAAAGGAAAACCGGCGGATATTATTTTTCTTCAAAACCACGGAGTGTTTGTCGGTTCCGATTCCACCGACGGTATAAAAACAATTTATACCAAGCTCATAGATACCCTGGATAAAAAAATAAAACGAAAGCCGGATTTTTCCGATAAGACCGGCGTGTACCGTGATTCAGAAGAAATTGCGCGCCTCTTAGCCGGTTTCGCCGGTCCTCATTACCGGGTTATCTTTGAAAGGAATACTGAATTCGCCGGTCTTACCGGGGATAGTTCTGCTTTTTCTCCCGTCTCCTCAGCCTTTACCCCGGATCATATTGTTTACTCCGGCAGTGATCCTCTCTTTATAACAATTACTGACAACAGCCCCTTGGCGGATCAGATTCGGAATGCGTGGAATCACCACCTTGATAAGATCGGGCGGCCTCCAAAGATCGCCGCAGTCCAGGGCAGGGGGATTTTTGGCATAGGGACTTCGGAAAAAACAGCATCCCTCGCGCTTGAACTCTTTACCGATACCGCCAAAGTCGCGGCCTACTCGGAGAGTTTCGGCGGCGGACGTTTCATGACAAAGGACAAGATAGACTTTATCAATAACTGGGAAGTGGAACGGTTCCGTTCCCAGGCGGTGGAAAAAACATGA
- the miaA gene encoding tRNA (adenosine(37)-N6)-dimethylallyltransferase MiaA, with protein sequence MPAAKIPVLLLFGPTASGKTGILETLFSGPNAFGQAEIVSADSMQVYRGMDIGTAKPQADLLARLPHHLIDIRSPNEQFNAGDFVRLADEACEDIARRGKLPVVSGGTGFYLRNFVLGLPETPPSDPLIRETLQAEFQSLGAQALMAELAACDPVSAARIHPNDSYRLQRALEVFRSSGRPLSSYPPIGAAPESRAQYRFLILGIERSREDVYRRINERCAIMFRRGLPEEVARLHAAGYGPGDPGMKAIGYQEFFVEESPGGGPKSRWRISVDPEGVQTLVARNSRRYAKRQITFFASIPQVKWIVAAGDPVGEIRRELKEFLAI encoded by the coding sequence ATGCCGGCGGCGAAGATACCGGTACTGCTCCTCTTCGGCCCCACCGCATCGGGTAAAACCGGGATCCTCGAAACTCTTTTTTCCGGGCCTAATGCGTTCGGCCAGGCGGAGATTGTTTCCGCCGATTCCATGCAGGTCTACCGTGGCATGGACATTGGTACCGCAAAACCTCAGGCGGATCTTCTTGCCCGGCTGCCCCATCATCTTATCGATATTCGCAGCCCCAATGAGCAGTTCAACGCCGGTGATTTTGTCCGCCTGGCGGACGAGGCCTGCGAAGACATAGCCCGCCGGGGAAAGCTGCCGGTGGTTTCCGGCGGGACCGGGTTCTACCTCCGTAACTTTGTCCTGGGCCTCCCCGAAACGCCCCCCTCGGACCCACTCATCCGGGAAACCCTGCAAGCGGAGTTCCAGAGCCTGGGCGCCCAAGCCCTGATGGCGGAACTTGCCGCCTGTGATCCCGTAAGCGCCGCCCGCATCCATCCCAACGACAGCTACCGTCTCCAGCGGGCCCTGGAAGTCTTCCGCAGTTCCGGCCGCCCCCTCAGTTCCTATCCCCCCATAGGGGCTGCCCCCGAAAGCCGCGCCCAATACCGTTTCCTCATCCTTGGTATTGAGCGGAGCCGGGAGGATGTGTACCGCCGCATCAACGAGCGCTGCGCCATCATGTTTCGCCGGGGTCTGCCGGAAGAAGTGGCGCGCCTCCACGCAGCGGGCTACGGTCCCGGCGACCCGGGCATGAAGGCCATCGGTTACCAGGAATTCTTTGTGGAAGAAAGCCCCGGTGGCGGACCAAAGTCCCGGTGGCGCATTTCCGTGGATCCGGAGGGCGTCCAAACCCTGGTAGCCCGGAACAGCCGCCGCTATGCCAAACGGCAGATCACCTTTTTTGCATCAATTCCCCAGGTTAAATGGATTGTCGCTGCCGGTGACCCGGTGGGGGAGATACGTCGGGAACTGAAAGAGTTCCTGGCAATATAA
- a CDS encoding DNA-directed RNA polymerase subunit omega, with the protein MIFPLEELIEYDGNMYEITSAASRRSYQLSMLKDPDIEDNDGKVVSLAARQVFTEQIEFHLED; encoded by the coding sequence ATGATATTCCCCCTTGAAGAACTTATCGAATACGATGGCAATATGTACGAAATCACCTCCGCCGCCTCCCGGCGTTCCTATCAGCTCTCCATGCTGAAGGATCCGGATATTGAGGATAACGATGGCAAGGTGGTGTCCCTGGCTGCCCGTCAGGTCTTCACTGAGCAGATCGAATTCCATCTGGAAGACTAA
- a CDS encoding ABC transporter ATP-binding protein encodes MSLSIRNISFGFTEKPLFKNMSLELGEESPVAILGSSGCGKTTLLRLMAGLLRPEVGSVEIGGKASFVFQENRLLPWYTALENISLPIEGTLGKKEARDRAMYFLRKVSLEEKAGSYPNELSGGQGQRVAIARAFAYPSPLILMDEPFQSLDIPLRIQLMDMVSSLLAVEQRLAVAVTHDPREAVYLGRRILILGKGGIVFDQGVDLSPEDRAYGSSSNAGLEKKLLEVLYTIA; translated from the coding sequence ATGAGCCTATCCATACGGAATATTTCTTTCGGCTTTACCGAAAAGCCCCTTTTCAAAAATATGTCCCTGGAGCTTGGAGAAGAAAGTCCCGTGGCCATCTTAGGCAGTTCGGGCTGCGGTAAAACCACCCTGCTCAGGCTCATGGCGGGGCTCCTCCGTCCGGAGGTGGGCAGCGTCGAAATAGGGGGGAAGGCTTCCTTTGTGTTTCAGGAAAACCGCCTCCTCCCCTGGTACACGGCCCTGGAAAATATCAGCCTCCCCATAGAGGGAACCCTGGGGAAGAAGGAAGCCCGTGACCGGGCCATGTATTTTTTACGCAAGGTCTCCCTGGAAGAAAAGGCCGGTTCCTACCCAAATGAGCTTTCCGGCGGACAGGGCCAGCGGGTAGCCATTGCCCGGGCCTTTGCCTATCCTTCCCCGCTCATCCTCATGGATGAACCCTTTCAGTCCCTGGACATTCCCCTGCGCATCCAGCTTATGGACATGGTTTCCTCCCTGCTGGCCGTGGAGCAGCGGCTTGCCGTGGCGGTAACCCACGATCCCCGGGAAGCGGTTTACCTGGGCCGGCGCATCCTGATTCTGGGTAAGGGGGGTATTGTTTTTGACCAGGGTGTGGATTTGTCCCCGGAAGACCGGGCCTATGGTTCCTCCTCCAATGCGGGTCTTGAAAAGAAGCTCCTGGAAGTCCTTTACACGATCGCCTAA
- a CDS encoding ABC transporter permease — translation MGSRKQYWWSLAGVVTFLAVWEIGARVSGSYLIFPGPVLVIRRFFTLVQTGRFLGALGGSFLRVLLGILLSVPLGVAVGILAGLDKRVNAFLAPLFSVIAATPVMSVILIAFLVFGSERTPVFTAFLMVFPVMAANTIVGIRSVDPKLRELFTLYGLSRQETIRRLYIPAIMPFILGGMRSSLSLCWKVVVASEVLVQPLLALGTGMQRAKAQLETPELFAWTLATVIAAAFTEWAVSTLLRSGKKGRFRK, via the coding sequence TTGGGTTCTAGAAAACAGTATTGGTGGAGCCTGGCCGGGGTTGTCACTTTTCTTGCGGTCTGGGAAATCGGCGCCCGTGTATCCGGGTCTTATCTTATATTCCCCGGCCCTGTACTGGTTATACGGCGCTTCTTCACGCTGGTACAAACCGGGCGTTTCCTCGGCGCCCTGGGGGGAAGTTTTCTCCGGGTCCTGTTAGGGATTCTGCTTTCAGTTCCCCTGGGGGTGGCGGTAGGGATCCTGGCGGGGCTGGACAAGCGGGTCAATGCGTTTTTAGCGCCCCTGTTTTCGGTTATCGCCGCCACACCGGTGATGTCGGTTATCCTCATCGCCTTCCTGGTTTTTGGTTCCGAGCGGACCCCGGTGTTTACCGCCTTCCTCATGGTCTTTCCGGTAATGGCCGCCAATACCATTGTAGGGATACGTTCGGTGGATCCTAAGCTTCGGGAACTTTTTACCCTCTACGGATTATCCCGGCAGGAAACCATTCGGCGCCTCTATATTCCGGCTATCATGCCCTTTATCCTTGGGGGAATGCGGAGTTCCCTGTCACTTTGCTGGAAGGTGGTGGTGGCTTCGGAAGTATTAGTGCAGCCCCTGCTTGCCCTGGGAACGGGGATGCAGCGGGCAAAGGCCCAGCTTGAAACACCGGAGCTTTTCGCCTGGACCCTGGCCACGGTGATCGCCGCCGCCTTTACGGAATGGGCCGTTTCCACGCTCCTCCGGTCCGGAAAAAAAGGGCGGTTCCGGAAATGA
- a CDS encoding ABC transporter substrate-binding protein produces MEVAGQGATPDYVFRRILLSKGLNPDRDLQLSYALAYPEIAQSLIVGRISTALLPEPFATMARSGKPDLRLVGDIQAEWRSATGSAASGNYPMTVLVVDADYAKAEPAAVQAVLNALQASIEWVVANPREAGTLVEKHDLGLRAPVVSAAIPRSNYVFIPVREARPSLEALYRTFLEFSPVSIGGSLPADSFYLGF; encoded by the coding sequence GTGGAAGTTGCCGGCCAGGGCGCCACCCCGGACTATGTTTTCCGGCGCATACTCCTTTCCAAGGGGCTTAACCCCGACCGGGACCTGCAGTTGAGCTATGCCCTGGCCTATCCCGAAATTGCCCAGTCCCTTATCGTCGGCCGTATCTCCACAGCCCTGCTGCCGGAACCCTTCGCCACCATGGCCCGGAGCGGAAAGCCGGATCTCCGTCTGGTGGGTGATATCCAGGCTGAGTGGCGCTCCGCCACAGGAAGCGCCGCCTCCGGTAACTACCCCATGACGGTCCTGGTGGTGGACGCCGATTACGCCAAGGCGGAACCCGCCGCGGTGCAGGCTGTCCTCAATGCCCTGCAAGCGTCTATCGAATGGGTGGTCGCCAATCCCCGGGAAGCGGGAACCCTGGTGGAAAAACATGATTTGGGGCTGCGGGCCCCGGTGGTTAGCGCCGCCATACCCCGCAGTAATTATGTGTTTATCCCCGTCAGAGAAGCCCGGCCTTCTCTGGAAGCCCTCTATAGAACCTTCTTGGAATTTTCTCCCGTTTCAATCGGGGGCAGCCTGCCGGCGGATAGTTTCTACCTTGGGTTCTAG
- a CDS encoding aspartyl protease family protein — MGTVYEEITLKNAIDVGNAKRGYIKPEEVRAITVRAIVDTGAITLVINEGLRQQLGLEVEKTSEATLGNDTKAVCKLTEPVTVHWKDRSASCQALVASENGETLLGAIPLEGLDLVVNPVDQKLTGAHGDEVLYLLL, encoded by the coding sequence ATGGGAACCGTGTATGAGGAAATCACTTTAAAGAACGCCATTGACGTGGGGAATGCCAAGCGCGGGTATATCAAGCCGGAAGAGGTCCGCGCAATAACCGTGCGGGCCATAGTTGACACCGGCGCGATAACCCTGGTAATCAACGAAGGGCTCCGTCAGCAGCTGGGGCTTGAGGTTGAAAAAACAAGCGAGGCAACCCTGGGCAATGACACCAAAGCGGTTTGCAAATTGACCGAGCCCGTCACCGTCCACTGGAAAGACCGGTCGGCATCGTGCCAGGCATTAGTCGCCTCCGAAAACGGGGAGACCCTGCTCGGCGCAATCCCCCTTGAGGGCTTGGATCTGGTGGTAAACCCCGTGGACCAGAAACTGACCGGCGCCCACGGTGATGAGGTCTTGTATCTGCTCCTGTAA
- the fliJ gene encoding flagellar export protein FliJ has protein sequence MKRFRFGLQRVLELREYAEREAEIELGKAVGALTLIEQRIAAVAEDRFDAAAKRFAPGNGLAEMQNYDRYILRLDQTRDKLLMDAARAELVVAEKRDIFLEASRERKVLDKIKDKRKAEYRKFAQAEENKELDDIAARMTRTQ, from the coding sequence CTGCGGGAATACGCGGAACGTGAAGCGGAAATAGAACTGGGCAAGGCCGTGGGCGCCCTGACCCTGATAGAGCAGCGCATTGCCGCTGTGGCAGAGGATCGGTTCGATGCTGCGGCGAAACGTTTCGCCCCGGGAAACGGTTTAGCGGAAATGCAAAACTACGACCGGTACATACTCCGGCTCGATCAAACCCGGGATAAGCTCCTCATGGACGCCGCCCGGGCGGAACTGGTGGTAGCGGAAAAGCGGGATATCTTTCTGGAAGCCTCCCGTGAACGCAAGGTCCTGGACAAGATTAAAGACAAGCGTAAGGCCGAGTACCGGAAATTCGCCCAGGCTGAAGAAAACAAGGAGCTGGACGATATCGCTGCGAGAATGACGCGGACACAGTAA